From a region of the Triticum aestivum cultivar Chinese Spring chromosome 7D, IWGSC CS RefSeq v2.1, whole genome shotgun sequence genome:
- the LOC123164523 gene encoding BTB/POZ and MATH domain-containing protein 3, with the protein MEHARTTSITRSERSVQLLEIQGFSTTASMDSDDFITSRWKVGGFEWQLRVYPSGQPCRNHASPWVALGLVLLHETVGIRASLGCQLVDQRGKINPSEEKRMSRIFYDAHDDSDLVPLMARHDVVKSGYLKDDTLTLRCTITVLKDIQIPRIPAEGIIALPSTNLHQHLGALLQSETGADVTFIVCGESFAAHKDILAARSPVFKAQFFGDMKEKCSVRLEVEDMEAAAFRAMLRFIYTDTAPELDQPLEEGTAMAQHLLAASDRYELDRLKLICEIKLSGSINVETAATTLALAEQHNCSKLKDKCIEFIVSTPAVLGAVLATEGYKHLEASCPLVLTELLKSVHLRKS; encoded by the coding sequence ATGGAACACGCCCGCACCACAAGCATCACCCGTTCTGAGCGCTCGGTGCAGCTGCTCGAGATCCAAGGCTTCAGCACGACGGCGAGCATGGACAGCGACGATTTCATCACATCAAGATGGAAGGTCGGCGGGTTCGAGTGGCAGCTCCGCGTCTACCCTTCAGGCCAGCCGTGCCGAAACCATGCCAGCCCGTGGGTAGCACTGGGGCTTGTCCTCCTCCACGAAACCGTCGGTATCAGGGCGAGCCTAGGTTGTCAGTTGGTAGATCAGCGTGGAAAGATCAACCCATCTGAAGAAAAGAGGATGTCAAGAATATTCTATGATGCCCACGACGACTCTGATCTAGTGCCGCTCATGGCTCGACACGATGTAGTAAAATCAGGGTATCTCAAGGATGATACTTTGACCCTGCGATGCACCATCACTGTGCTCAAAGATATACAGATACCCAGGATCCCAGCCGAAGGAATCATCGCACTGCCATCCACCAACTTGCACCAACACCTCGGCGCGCTCCTCCAGAGCGAGACCGGAGCCGATGTCACCTTCATCGTCTGCGGCGAGTCGTTCGCCGCGCACAAGGACATACTCGCCGCGCGCTCGCCGGTTTTCAAGGCCCAGTTCTTCGGGGACATGAAGGAGAAGTGCTCGGTGCGCTTGGAGGTCgaggacatggaggcggcagcTTTCAGGGCCATGCTGCGCTTCATCTACACGGACACGGCGCCTGAGCTTGATCAACCGCTCGAGGAGGGGACGGCCATGGCTCAGCATCTTCTTGCGGCCTCCGACAGGTACGAACTAGACAGGCTCAAGCTAATTTGCGAAATAAAGCTCTCTGGTAGCATTAACGTCGAGACAGCAGCGACAACTCTTGCTCTGGCAGAGCAGCACAACTGCTCGAAGCTCAAGGACAAATGTATTGAGTTCATCGTGAGCACTCCTGCGGTTCTTGGCGCTGTGTTGGCGACAGAGGGCTATAAGCACCTCGAGGCAAGCTGCCCTTTGGTCCTGACCGAGCTTCTCAAGTCTGTCCACCTGAGGAAGAGTTGA
- the LOC123164525 gene encoding BTB/POZ and MATH domain-containing protein 1, with product MSMVYKEESLPVPTIPAEEAIAPPSSNLHQHLGELLQSETGADVTFLVGDESFAAHKNILAARSPVFNAQFFGDMKERCSARVEIEDMEVAAFRAMLHFIYTDTVPELDHPLQEATTMAQHLLAASDRYQLDRLKLICEIKLSGGITVDTAATTLALAEQHNCLKLKAKCIKFIVSTPVVLGDVLATEGYKHLEASCPLVLTELLKSVHVTR from the exons ATGTCGATGG TGTACAAGGAGGAATCACTACCAGTACCAACCATCCCAGCTGAAGAAGCGATCGCGCCACCGTCCTCCAACTTGCACCAGCATCTCGGTGAGCTCCTGCAGAGTGAGACGGGAGCCGATGTCACCTTTCTTGTGGGCGACGAGTCTTTTGCTGCTCATAAGAACATACTTGCCGCGAGGTCTCCGGTTTTCAACGCCCAGTTCTTCGGAGACATGAAGGAGAGGTGTTCGGCACGCGTGGAGATCGAGGACATGGAGGTGGCCGCATTCAGGGCCATGCTGCACTTCATCTACACCGACACGGTGCCCGAGCTTGATCACCCGCTCCAGGAGGCGACAACAATGGCTCAGCATTTGCTTGCAGCCTCAGACAGGTACCAACTCGATAGGCTCAAGCTGATTTGCGAAATAAAGCTCTCAGGCGGCATCACCGTCGACACCGCAGCGACAACTCTTGCCTTGGCAGAGCAGCACAATTGCCTGAAGCTCAAGGCCAAATGTATCAAGTTCATTGTCAGCACTCCCGTGGTTCTTGGTGATGTGTTGGCGACCGAGGGGTATAAGCACCTCGAGGCAAGCTGCCCTTTGGTGTTGACCGAGCTTCTCAAGTCTGTCCATGTGACGAGGTAG